The Polymorphobacter megasporae genome window below encodes:
- the dnaJ gene encoding molecular chaperone DnaJ encodes MTTEIDYYELLECERTADDGTLKTAYRRLAVRWHPDKNPGDHAAEQHFKAISEAYDVLKDPQKRAAYDRYGRAGAQGAGAGAQGFGGFSDIFEDIFGQFTGRGRQPSGRGQDLRYDLEMSFEEAFTGKTATLTMEVSVACTTCEGSGAKPGTSVKACATCRGQGKVGMRQGMFMVERTCPTCHGAGQIIPDLCDTCHGAGRVEREKNLEVKVPAGVDDGTRIRVAGEGEAGQRGAGPGDLYIFVALKPHAIFKREGTTLFAQVPISITTAALGGEIEVPGLDKQPATIKVPAGTQSGKQLRVRGRGMPALSSNGRNNGFGDLVVQLDVETPVKMSKRQRELMEEFQALEAGEDGRNFPAQSGFFAKLKDVWSELTD; translated from the coding sequence ATGACCACCGAAATCGATTATTACGAGCTGCTCGAATGCGAGCGGACCGCCGACGACGGCACGCTCAAGACGGCTTATCGGCGGCTGGCGGTGCGCTGGCATCCGGACAAAAACCCGGGCGATCACGCCGCCGAGCAGCACTTCAAGGCGATCAGCGAGGCGTACGACGTCCTCAAGGATCCGCAGAAGCGCGCTGCCTACGACCGCTACGGCCGGGCTGGCGCGCAGGGCGCAGGTGCGGGGGCACAAGGCTTCGGCGGCTTCTCCGACATCTTCGAGGACATCTTCGGCCAATTCACCGGTCGCGGTCGCCAGCCGTCGGGGCGCGGGCAGGACTTGCGCTACGATCTCGAGATGAGCTTCGAGGAGGCGTTCACCGGCAAGACCGCGACCCTCACCATGGAAGTCTCGGTTGCCTGTACGACCTGCGAAGGCAGCGGGGCCAAGCCCGGCACCAGCGTCAAGGCGTGCGCGACGTGCCGCGGGCAGGGCAAGGTCGGGATGCGGCAGGGCATGTTCATGGTCGAACGCACCTGTCCGACATGCCATGGCGCTGGCCAGATCATCCCCGACCTGTGCGATACTTGTCACGGTGCCGGCCGGGTTGAGCGCGAGAAGAACCTCGAGGTCAAGGTTCCTGCCGGCGTCGACGACGGCACGCGGATCCGCGTGGCCGGCGAGGGTGAGGCGGGTCAGCGCGGGGCAGGGCCGGGCGATCTTTACATCTTCGTCGCGCTCAAGCCGCATGCGATCTTCAAGCGCGAGGGGACGACGCTGTTCGCCCAGGTGCCGATCTCGATCACCACGGCAGCGCTCGGCGGCGAGATCGAAGTGCCGGGGCTCGACAAGCAGCCTGCGACGATCAAGGTGCCGGCGGGTACGCAGAGCGGCAAGCAGCTTCGTGTCCGCGGGCGTGGCATGCCGGCGCTGTCGAGCAACGGGCGCAACAACGGTTTTGGCGACCTCGTCGTCCAGCTCGACGTGGAGACGCCGGTCAAGATGTCGAAGCGCCAGCGCGAGCTAATGGAGGAATTCCAAGCGCTCGAGGCCGGCGAGGATGGACGTAACTTCCCCGCCCAGTCGGGCTTCTTTGCCAAGCTCAAGGACGTATGGAGCGAGCTGACCGACTAG
- a CDS encoding glycine zipper 2TM domain-containing protein yields MKRLIIGALLATTVAASAAAPAAAYWHGGGYYGRGYYGYGYARPYYRPAYYRPYYYGGYYAPPVVVAPAYGYGYGYAPYAYAPAYAYRGYPAAYPYRGYAYGGGYGGGYGYRCHSSGGGAVLGAIAGGLIGNSVSRRYDRGIATVAGAGVGAAIGDSVERNC; encoded by the coding sequence ATGAAGCGGTTGATTATCGGAGCATTGCTCGCGACGACTGTCGCAGCATCGGCGGCGGCCCCGGCTGCTGCCTACTGGCACGGCGGCGGCTATTACGGTCGCGGCTATTATGGTTACGGATATGCGCGCCCTTACTATCGGCCGGCATATTACCGCCCTTATTATTATGGTGGGTATTATGCACCGCCAGTCGTTGTCGCGCCGGCTTACGGATACGGCTACGGTTACGCGCCCTACGCCTACGCCCCGGCATACGCCTATCGCGGCTACCCGGCGGCGTATCCGTATCGCGGCTATGCCTATGGCGGCGGCTACGGTGGCGGCTACGGCTATCGTTGCCATTCATCGGGTGGCGGCGCGGTGCTCGGCGCGATTGCCGGTGGCCTGATTGGAAATTCGGTCAGCCGCCGCTACGACCGCGGCATCGCCACGGTTGCTGGGGCCGGCGTTGGTGCAGCGATCGGCGACAGCGTCGAGCGCAACTGCTAG
- the cobT gene encoding cobaltochelatase subunit CobT, which yields MPQPENPLEDFRVALAATLRALGQEPDFDLAYTADKPSCYGDQARVPQPGRALAAEQVAESRGWADSFALRKRHHDAKTHAADLPDAGVARDIVNAVEQARIEAIGGADMAGVALNLDRMTEARIKTDPIVRARTADEVPLATALGLVVRQRLTGIKPPRLAEAGIALVSADIEAKAGAHLDDLAANIDDQSKFSLVMRRVLNDLGLGEDPDATPEESDDTSEDDADDDSPGDEGDEQEGETAGQESSVETRAEESSDSTDETETREVDMDTETVSEAEMGEEGREGTTPWRPNAPLSDLPAGFDYHAFSTAYDETIDAEDLCDAEELTRLRGYLDQQLLHLQGAVTKLANRLQRRLMAQQNRAWDFDQEDGQLDASRLVRIVTSPGHALSYKIERDTKFRDTVVTLLIDNSGSMRGRPISIAAICADILARTLERCSVKTEILGFTTRAWKGGQSREKWLAEGRPAKPGRLNDLRHIIYKPADAPWRRARKNLGLMMREGLLKENIDGEALLWAHNRMLGRSEDRRILMVISDGAPVDDSTLSVNTGNYLERHLRQVIEWIETKSPVELIAVGIGHDVTRYYQRAVTIMDAEQLGGTIIEQLAQLFEEDAAASRGARRR from the coding sequence ATGCCCCAACCCGAAAATCCCCTCGAAGATTTCCGCGTCGCGCTCGCCGCGACGCTGCGCGCGCTCGGTCAAGAACCCGACTTCGACCTCGCCTACACCGCCGACAAGCCGTCGTGTTATGGCGACCAGGCACGCGTGCCGCAGCCCGGGCGCGCACTCGCCGCCGAGCAGGTCGCCGAGTCGCGCGGCTGGGCCGACAGCTTTGCGCTGCGCAAGCGCCACCACGACGCCAAGACCCACGCCGCCGACCTGCCCGATGCGGGGGTGGCGCGCGACATCGTCAACGCGGTCGAGCAGGCGCGGATCGAGGCGATCGGCGGGGCCGACATGGCGGGCGTCGCGCTCAACCTCGACCGGATGACCGAGGCGCGGATCAAGACCGACCCGATCGTTCGCGCGCGCACCGCCGACGAGGTGCCGCTCGCGACCGCGCTCGGTCTCGTCGTCCGCCAGCGGCTGACCGGGATCAAGCCGCCGCGGCTCGCTGAAGCCGGGATCGCGCTCGTCAGCGCCGATATCGAGGCGAAGGCAGGGGCGCACCTCGACGATCTCGCGGCAAACATCGACGACCAGTCGAAGTTCTCGCTGGTGATGCGGCGAGTGCTCAACGACCTCGGCCTCGGCGAGGATCCCGACGCGACGCCCGAGGAGAGCGACGACACCAGCGAGGACGACGCCGACGACGATTCGCCCGGCGACGAGGGCGACGAGCAGGAGGGCGAGACCGCGGGCCAAGAGTCCTCGGTCGAAACCCGCGCCGAGGAGTCGTCCGACTCGACCGACGAGACCGAGACCCGCGAAGTCGACATGGATACCGAGACGGTCTCCGAGGCCGAGATGGGCGAGGAAGGGCGCGAGGGGACGACGCCGTGGCGGCCGAACGCGCCGCTGTCCGACCTGCCCGCCGGGTTCGACTATCACGCCTTTTCGACCGCGTACGACGAAACGATCGATGCCGAGGACCTGTGCGACGCCGAGGAATTGACCCGGCTGCGCGGCTATCTCGACCAGCAGCTGCTCCACCTGCAGGGGGCGGTGACCAAGCTCGCCAATCGGCTCCAGCGGCGGCTGATGGCGCAGCAGAATCGCGCGTGGGATTTTGACCAGGAGGACGGGCAACTCGACGCCTCGCGGCTGGTGCGAATCGTCACCTCGCCCGGGCACGCGCTGAGTTACAAGATCGAGCGCGACACCAAGTTTCGCGACACCGTCGTCACGCTGCTCATCGACAATAGCGGGTCGATGCGCGGCCGGCCGATCTCGATCGCGGCGATCTGCGCCGATATTCTCGCGCGCACGCTCGAACGTTGTTCGGTCAAGACCGAGATCCTCGGCTTCACGACCCGCGCGTGGAAAGGCGGCCAGTCGCGCGAGAAATGGCTGGCGGAGGGGCGTCCGGCGAAACCCGGGCGGCTGAACGACCTGCGCCACATTATCTACAAGCCCGCCGATGCGCCGTGGCGGCGCGCGCGCAAGAACCTCGGGCTAATGATGCGCGAGGGGCTGCTCAAGGAGAATATCGACGGCGAGGCGCTGCTGTGGGCGCACAACCGGATGCTCGGGCGCTCCGAGGACCGGCGGATCTTGATGGTGATTTCTGACGGAGCGCCGGTCGACGACTCGACGCTGTCGGTCAACACCGGCAACTACCTCGAGCGGCACCTGCGGCAGGTGATTGAGTGGATCGAGACGAAATCGCCGGTCGAGCTCATCGCGGTCGGGATCGGTCACGACGTGACGCGTTATTATCAGCGCGCAGTGACGATCATGGATGCCGAGCAGCTTGGCGGGACGATTATCGAACAGCTGGCGCAGCTGTTCGAAGAAGACGCCGCCGCGTCCCGGGGGGCACGGCGGCGCTAG
- the cobS gene encoding cobaltochelatase subunit CobS: MEVDAREMFGVDVDMKIPAFSVADERVPDLDPGYVFDPDTTLAILAGFAFNRRVMIQGFHGTGKSTHIEQVAARLNWPCVRINLDSHISRIDLIGKDAIVLREGKQVTEFREGLLPWALQTPTALVFDEYDAGRPDVMFVIQRVLEVEGKLTLLDQNRVIRPSKWFRLFATANTVGLGDTTGLYHGTQQINQGQMDRWSIVTALNYLPAAAELKIVAHKAPGFNDKQIANMIKVADMTRQGFMAGDISTVMSPRTVITWAQNATIFKNLGFAFRLSFLNKCDEAERSIVAEYYQRVFGEELPESVAVKTRR, translated from the coding sequence ATGGAGGTCGATGCGCGCGAGATGTTCGGCGTCGACGTCGACATGAAGATCCCCGCCTTCTCGGTCGCCGACGAGCGCGTTCCCGACCTCGACCCCGGTTATGTCTTCGATCCCGACACGACGCTCGCGATCCTCGCCGGCTTTGCCTTCAACCGCCGGGTGATGATCCAGGGCTTCCACGGCACCGGCAAGTCGACCCACATCGAGCAGGTCGCGGCGCGGCTCAACTGGCCGTGCGTCCGGATCAACCTCGACAGCCACATCAGCCGCATCGACCTGATCGGCAAGGACGCGATCGTTCTGCGCGAGGGCAAGCAGGTCACCGAATTTCGCGAGGGCCTGCTGCCATGGGCGCTGCAGACTCCGACCGCGCTGGTCTTCGACGAATATGACGCGGGCCGCCCCGACGTCATGTTCGTCATCCAGCGCGTCCTCGAGGTCGAGGGCAAGCTGACCCTGCTCGACCAGAACCGCGTCATCCGCCCGTCGAAGTGGTTCCGCCTGTTCGCCACCGCGAACACCGTCGGCCTCGGCGACACGACCGGGCTGTACCACGGCACGCAGCAGATCAACCAGGGCCAGATGGACCGCTGGTCGATCGTCACTGCGCTCAATTATCTGCCCGCCGCTGCCGAACTCAAGATCGTCGCGCACAAGGCCCCCGGCTTCAACGACAAGCAGATCGCCAACATGATCAAGGTCGCCGACATGACCCGGCAGGGCTTCATGGCGGGCGATATTTCGACGGTGATGTCGCCGCGGACGGTGATCACTTGGGCGCAGAACGCGACGATCTTCAAGAATTTGGGCTTCGCGTTCCGGTTGAGCTTCCTCAACAAGTGCGACGAGGCCGAGCGGTCGATCGTCGCGGAATATTACCAGCGGGTGTTCGGCGAAGAGCTGCCGGAAAGCGTGGCGGTGAAGACGCGGCGGTAG
- a CDS encoding DnaJ domain-containing protein, translated as MTESGPDTPPPGTSRPRSPRFHGRVERAEPTPCARPGCPNPAEFRAPRSNRVAGEIGGWQWLCLDHVREFNAGYNFFDGMSPEAITAAQSPLAGWERAAHDPTVRFNDPLGMARDRYGPDVFAGRRAKSGHVLSDVDMKALKSLDLGVDASPADIRRAYKSLVRQYHPDANGGDRTHEGKLQAVVQAYTHLKSAPAFTRPR; from the coding sequence TTGACCGAAAGCGGCCCCGATACCCCCCCCCCTGGAACGTCCCGCCCCCGCAGTCCCCGCTTTCACGGCCGCGTCGAGCGCGCCGAGCCGACCCCGTGTGCGCGCCCCGGCTGCCCCAACCCGGCGGAGTTCCGCGCGCCGCGATCGAACCGCGTCGCGGGCGAGATCGGCGGCTGGCAGTGGCTGTGCCTCGACCATGTCCGCGAATTCAACGCCGGGTACAATTTCTTCGACGGCATGTCGCCCGAGGCGATCACCGCCGCGCAGTCGCCGCTCGCCGGGTGGGAGCGCGCCGCACACGATCCGACGGTCCGGTTCAACGACCCGCTCGGCATGGCGCGCGACCGCTACGGCCCCGACGTCTTCGCCGGGCGGCGCGCCAAGTCGGGGCATGTCCTGTCCGACGTCGACATGAAGGCGTTGAAGTCGCTCGATCTCGGCGTCGATGCCTCACCTGCCGACATCCGCCGCGCGTACAAGTCGCTCGTTCGCCAGTATCACCCCGACGCCAATGGCGGCGACCGGACGCATGAGGGAAAGTTGCAGGCGGTGGTTCAAGCCTATACGCACCTCAAGTCCGCCCCCGCCTTCACGCGCCCCCGTTAG
- a CDS encoding BolA family protein: MGPRAAEIERRLVAGLAPSQVEVIDDSDDHLGHAGHSGAGESHFTVRVEAATFAGKSRVERQRAVYAALGDLMAPDQVHALVIEATAPGEA; encoded by the coding sequence ATGGGACCACGCGCAGCAGAAATCGAACGGCGGCTGGTGGCTGGGCTCGCGCCGAGCCAAGTCGAGGTGATCGACGACAGCGACGACCATCTCGGCCACGCCGGGCATTCGGGAGCGGGCGAGAGCCACTTCACCGTCCGCGTCGAGGCCGCGACCTTCGCCGGCAAGTCGCGGGTCGAACGCCAGCGCGCCGTCTACGCCGCGCTCGGCGACCTGATGGCCCCCGATCAGGTCCACGCTCTCGTCATCGAGGCGACCGCGCCGGGCGAAGCCTAA
- a CDS encoding metal-dependent hydrolase family protein, with amino-acid sequence MYRVIAATMLLAAPAGAETIVIHAGRVVTDAALPARGPSSIVVTDGRIVSIGAADMAVPAGARVVDLSTKTVMPGLIDAHVHLTQDSGLPWYATLRPKFSEPYAAATGLKNALITARAGFTTVRDAGGPILASLAMRDAVAEGSFPGPRILVAGTPLSISGGHADAVVGLAPELAEAINAAGQNPGVCDSPEACAVDVRKIAAKGVDVIKFMATGGVLDDGAIGLEQHFSDAEMKAIVTTAHGVGLKAMAHAHGARGIEAAVEAGVDSIEHGTYLDEKDAKLMKARGTYMVATLMAFEGLKLHIGKGFYTPNVEAKALETLKIVGRGLSIANKYGVNIALGTDAAVFPHGRNAEELNLMVTEGGMTPKAALIAATMGGARLLGVDKVTGTLEPGKFADLIAIDGDPQTDPKAVLSVSYVMTEGRAIPMK; translated from the coding sequence ATGTATCGAGTTATTGCTGCCACGATGTTGCTCGCCGCGCCGGCCGGCGCCGAGACGATCGTCATCCATGCGGGCCGAGTCGTCACCGACGCCGCTTTGCCCGCGCGCGGTCCGTCGAGCATTGTCGTCACCGACGGCAGGATCGTGTCGATCGGCGCCGCCGACATGGCGGTCCCGGCGGGCGCGCGGGTCGTCGACCTGTCGACCAAGACGGTGATGCCCGGGCTGATCGACGCGCACGTCCACCTGACGCAGGATTCGGGGCTGCCGTGGTACGCGACGCTGCGCCCCAAATTCTCCGAGCCCTACGCCGCCGCGACCGGGCTCAAGAACGCGCTGATCACCGCCCGCGCGGGCTTTACCACGGTCCGCGACGCCGGCGGGCCGATCCTCGCCAGCCTCGCGATGCGCGACGCGGTCGCCGAGGGATCGTTTCCCGGGCCGCGCATCCTCGTCGCGGGGACGCCGTTATCGATTTCGGGCGGGCACGCCGATGCCGTCGTCGGGCTTGCCCCTGAACTTGCCGAGGCGATCAACGCCGCCGGGCAGAACCCCGGTGTCTGCGACTCACCCGAGGCATGCGCTGTCGACGTCCGCAAGATCGCCGCGAAGGGGGTCGACGTGATCAAGTTCATGGCGACCGGCGGGGTTCTCGACGACGGCGCGATCGGGCTCGAACAGCATTTCAGCGACGCCGAGATGAAGGCGATCGTCACCACCGCGCACGGCGTCGGATTGAAGGCGATGGCGCATGCCCATGGCGCGCGCGGTATCGAGGCGGCGGTCGAGGCCGGTGTCGATTCGATCGAGCACGGCACCTATCTCGACGAGAAAGACGCGAAGCTGATGAAGGCGCGCGGCACCTACATGGTCGCGACGCTGATGGCGTTCGAAGGGTTGAAGCTCCACATCGGCAAGGGCTTCTACACCCCGAACGTCGAGGCGAAGGCGCTCGAGACGCTCAAGATCGTCGGGCGGGGCCTGAGCATCGCCAACAAGTACGGCGTCAACATCGCGCTCGGCACCGACGCCGCGGTCTTCCCGCACGGCCGCAACGCCGAGGAGCTCAACCTGATGGTCACCGAGGGCGGCATGACCCCCAAGGCGGCGCTGATCGCCGCGACGATGGGCGGCGCGCGCTTGCTCGGGGTCGACAAGGTCACCGGCACGCTCGAGCCCGGCAAGTTCGCCGACCTGATCGCGATCGACGGCGACCCGCAGACCGACCCCAAGGCGGTGCTCAGCGTCAGCTATGTCATGACCGAGGGACGCGCGATCCCGATGAAATGA
- a CDS encoding lmo0937 family membrane protein has product MWIGIGLVLVVVWLVSFLAFHIAGGLIHLLLLFAVISIVIHFIRGRSTA; this is encoded by the coding sequence ATGTGGATCGGTATTGGACTTGTTCTGGTTGTCGTCTGGCTGGTCAGCTTCCTCGCGTTTCACATCGCTGGCGGTCTGATCCACCTGCTGCTGCTGTTCGCGGTGATCTCGATCGTCATCCACTTCATCCGCGGACGCTCGACGGCCTAG
- a CDS encoding glutathione peroxidase, whose product MKKLVPLLIAAGVGAVAITGSLTGAFAATPDAPPGINTAYDVNMTTIDGKPMPFSQYRGKVLLVVNTASFCGFTPQYEALEKAQTTYKDKGFTVIGVPSGDFMGQEYKTNAEIKQFCESKFGINFPLSEKSVVTGKNATPFFAWAAATLGKSEAPSWNFHKYLVDRSGKIVASFGSKTKPDSPEVTAAIEKAISAPAG is encoded by the coding sequence ATGAAGAAGCTCGTCCCCCTGCTGATCGCCGCCGGAGTGGGTGCCGTCGCCATCACCGGCTCGCTGACCGGCGCGTTCGCCGCGACCCCCGATGCGCCCCCGGGAATCAATACCGCGTACGACGTCAACATGACGACGATCGACGGCAAGCCGATGCCGTTCAGCCAGTATCGCGGGAAGGTATTGCTGGTCGTCAACACCGCGAGCTTCTGCGGCTTCACCCCGCAATATGAGGCGCTCGAAAAGGCGCAGACGACCTACAAGGACAAGGGCTTCACCGTCATTGGCGTGCCGTCGGGCGACTTCATGGGCCAGGAGTACAAGACCAACGCCGAGATCAAGCAGTTCTGCGAATCGAAGTTCGGGATCAACTTCCCGCTGTCGGAAAAGAGCGTCGTCACCGGCAAGAACGCGACGCCGTTCTTCGCTTGGGCCGCCGCAACCCTCGGCAAGTCCGAAGCCCCGTCGTGGAATTTCCACAAGTATCTCGTTGACCGCAGCGGCAAGATCGTCGCGTCGTTCGGGTCGAAGACCAAGCCTGATTCGCCCGAGGTGACTGCGGCGATCGAAAAGGCGATATCCGCCCCAGCAGGCTAA
- a CDS encoding aminopeptidase P family protein, producing MSTPAARLAALREQLAADRLTGFVVPLTDEHMSEYVGAYAQRLAWLTGFGGSAGSAVVLADKAAMFTDGRYTLQVRAQVDGGLYDYVAVPATSATDWLAANARPGDRVGYDAWLHTRGWVAATGKALGEHGATLVAVPANPIDAVWTDRPVPSTARLEVHPDEFAGETSESKRGRIAAWLDAKHADAVVVSALDSIAWLFNVRGKDVEHTPVPLAFALVHADASADLFVDAAKLSPDVRAHLGEHVRVHDRGAFATALEGLGGRTVVVDPTSAVAAIFAHLDAGAATIIEARDPCVVPKAVKNPVEIAGSKAAHLRDGAALTRFLHWFAGEAPKGELDEISSAAKLRQFRDQTNQLEDLSFDTISAAGPNGALPHYRVSAESSRPIELDSLYLVDSGGQYRDGTTDVTRTLAVGTPTPEMRDRFTRVLKGHIALASAVFPHGTRGNQIDALARQFLWSVGLDYAHGTGHGVGSYLAVHEGPARIATAAGGYGAMGDEALRPGMIMSNEPGYYKAGEYGIRIENLVLVEERAIEGAEKPMLGFETLTLAPLDRALIDIALLTPAERGWVDAYHARVAAALGPLLDDTARIWLDEGTRPLETA from the coding sequence ATGTCGACCCCCGCCGCCCGCCTTGCCGCCCTCCGTGAGCAGCTTGCCGCCGACCGCCTGACCGGCTTCGTCGTCCCGCTGACCGACGAGCATATGAGCGAATATGTCGGGGCCTATGCCCAGCGGCTGGCGTGGCTGACCGGCTTCGGCGGGTCGGCGGGATCGGCGGTTGTGCTCGCCGACAAAGCGGCGATGTTCACCGACGGGCGCTACACGCTTCAGGTCCGCGCGCAGGTCGACGGCGGGCTGTACGACTATGTGGCGGTCCCGGCGACGAGCGCGACCGACTGGCTCGCCGCGAATGCCCGCCCCGGCGACCGCGTCGGCTATGACGCCTGGCTCCACACGCGTGGCTGGGTCGCGGCGACCGGCAAGGCGCTCGGCGAGCATGGCGCAACGCTCGTCGCGGTCCCGGCGAACCCGATCGACGCGGTGTGGACCGACCGCCCCGTCCCGTCGACCGCGCGGCTCGAGGTCCACCCCGACGAGTTCGCCGGAGAGACGTCCGAGTCGAAGCGCGGCCGCATCGCCGCGTGGCTCGATGCGAAGCACGCCGACGCCGTCGTCGTGTCGGCGCTCGACTCGATCGCGTGGCTGTTCAACGTGCGCGGCAAGGACGTCGAGCACACTCCGGTCCCGCTCGCCTTTGCGCTGGTCCACGCCGACGCCTCCGCCGACCTGTTCGTCGACGCCGCCAAGCTGTCGCCCGATGTCCGCGCCCATCTCGGCGAGCACGTCCGCGTCCACGACCGCGGTGCCTTCGCCACTGCGCTTGAAGGCCTCGGCGGGCGCACCGTCGTCGTCGACCCGACATCGGCGGTCGCCGCGATCTTCGCCCACCTCGACGCCGGCGCGGCGACGATCATCGAAGCGCGCGACCCGTGCGTCGTCCCCAAGGCGGTCAAGAACCCGGTCGAGATCGCCGGCAGCAAGGCAGCGCACCTGCGCGATGGCGCGGCGCTGACACGCTTTCTCCACTGGTTCGCCGGAGAGGCCCCCAAGGGCGAGCTCGACGAGATAAGCTCGGCGGCCAAGCTCCGCCAGTTCCGCGACCAGACCAACCAGCTCGAAGACCTCAGTTTCGACACGATCTCTGCCGCCGGGCCGAACGGGGCATTGCCGCACTACCGCGTGTCGGCGGAGAGCAGCCGCCCAATCGAACTCGATTCGCTCTACCTCGTCGACTCGGGCGGGCAGTACCGTGACGGCACCACCGACGTGACGCGCACCCTTGCGGTCGGCACCCCGACGCCCGAGATGCGCGACCGCTTCACCCGCGTCCTCAAGGGCCATATCGCGCTCGCCAGCGCGGTCTTCCCGCACGGCACGCGCGGCAACCAGATTGACGCGCTCGCCCGCCAGTTCCTGTGGTCGGTCGGGCTCGACTACGCCCACGGCACCGGCCACGGCGTCGGCAGCTATCTTGCGGTCCACGAAGGTCCAGCGCGCATCGCCACCGCCGCCGGCGGCTATGGCGCGATGGGCGACGAGGCGCTGCGCCCCGGCATGATCATGTCGAACGAGCCCGGCTACTACAAAGCCGGTGAGTACGGCATCCGCATCGAAAACCTCGTCCTCGTCGAGGAGCGGGCAATCGAGGGGGCCGAAAAGCCGATGCTCGGATTCGAGACGCTGACGCTCGCGCCGCTCGACCGCGCGCTGATCGACATTGCGCTGCTGACCCCCGCCGAGCGCGGCTGGGTCGATGCGTACCACGCGCGCGTTGCCGCAGCGCTCGGGCCGCTGCTCGACGACACCGCCCGGATATGGTTGGATGAAGGCACCCGCCCGTTGGAGACCGCGTGA